In one window of Oryza sativa Japonica Group chromosome 9, ASM3414082v1 DNA:
- the LOC4346933 gene encoding uncharacterized protein has protein sequence MVRIPNKLMLGDLITEGKMNARQPALSLATSTCYKFNLPQAIEKGCSLGQSEVIEIKLCLLRILHMFSMDGDFGPLLELIKLHRMYGLLLVMDVPWTVGDHCDVGVIGLTKCSGTHGLLPCFDTFLLVSIQRETICVHPLDFMIWTILVCSPK, from the exons ATG GTACGGATTCCCAATAAACTGATGTTGGGTGATCTAATAACTGAAGGCAAAATGAA CGCCCGCCAACCGGCACTGAG CTTGGCTACCAGTACATGTTACAAGTTCAATCTTCCACAAGCAATTGAGAAAGGTTGCAG CCTTGGACAATCGGAGGTCATTGAGATTAAACTCTGCTTGCTTCGCATCCTCCA TATGTTCAGCATGGATGGTGACTTTGGTCCATTGCTTGAGCTTATCAAGTTACACAGAATGTATGGGCTTTTGTTGGTCATGGACGTT ccTTGGACAGTTGGAGATCATTGTGATGTTGGTGTAATTGGGCTTACTAAGTGCTCTGGTACTCATGGGCTTCTTCCCTGTTTTGACACCTTTTTGTTAGTATCAATTCAGAGAGAGACAATTTGCGTACATCCCTTGGATTTCATGATCTGG ACAATCTTGGTTTGCAGCCCCAAGTAA
- the LOC4346934 gene encoding cysteine endopeptidase RepA-like: MAPFMACASPPVLTLALLASCGALLATSMLPARATAGSCLDVGDMVMMDRFRAWQGAHNRSYPSAEEALQRFDVYRRNAEFIDAVNLRGDLTYQLAENEFADLTEEEFLATYTGYYAGDGPVDDSVITTGAGDVDASFSYRVDVPASVDWRAQGAVVPPKSQTSTCSSCWAFVTAATIESLNMIKTGKLVSLSEQQLVDCDSYDGGCNLGSYGRAYKWVVENGGLTTEADYPYTARRGPCNRAKSAHHAAKITGFGKVPPRNEAALQAAVARQPVAVAIEVGSGMQFYKGGVYTGPCGTRLAHAVTVVGYGTDASSGAKYWTIKNSWGQSWGERGYIRILRDVGGPGLCGVTLDIAYPTLTL, encoded by the exons ATGGCACCATTCATGGCGTGCGCCTCGCCACCGGTACTCACGCTGGCCCTGCTCGCGTCGTGCGGTGCCCTTCTCGCCACCTCCATGCTCCCGGCGCGTGCGACGGCGGGCAGTTGCTTGGACGTCGGCGACATGGTGATGATGGACAGGTTCCGCGCTTGGCAGGGAGCTCACAACCGGTCGTACCCGAGCGCAGAAGAGGCGCTGCAGCGGTTCGATGTGTACCGCCGCAACGCGGAGTTCATCGACGCCGTCAACCTGCGCGGCGACCTCACTTACCAGCTCGCCGAGAACGAGTTCGCAGACCTCACCGAGGAGGAGTTCCTGGCCACGTACACCGGGTACTACGCCGGCGATGGCCCCGTGGACGACTCCGTTATCACGACGGGTGCCGGAGACGTCGACGCCAGCTTCTCCTACCGCGTGGACGTTCCGGCCAGTGTCGACTGGAGGGCCCAAGGCGCCGTTGTGCCTCCCAAGTCCCAAACGTCAACATGCA GTAGCTGCTGGGCGTTCGTGACAGCGGCGACCATCGAGAGCCTGAACATGATCAAGACGGGGAAGCTGGTCTCTCTGTCGGAGCAGCAGCTGGTGGACTGCGACAGCTATGACGGCGGCTGCAACTTAGGGTCGTACGGGCGGGCGTACAAATGGGTTGTCGAGAACGGTGGCCTCACCACGGAGGCGGACTACCCGTACACGGCGCGGCGGGGCCCCTGCAACCGCGCCAAGTCCGCGCACCATGCCGCCAAGATCACCGGCTTCGGGAAGGTGCCGCCGCGGAACGAGGCGGCGTTGCAGGCCGCCGTCGCTCGGCAGCCCGTGGCTGTGGCCATCGAGGTCGGTAGCGGGATGCAGTTCTACAAGGGTGGCGTTTACACGGGCCCGTGCGGCACGCGCCTAGCGCacgccgtcaccgtcgtcggGTACGGCACCGACGCGTCTTCCGGCGCCAAGTACTGGACCATCAAGAACTCATGGGGCCAGTCATGGGGCGAGCGCGGCTACATCCGGATTCTCCGCGACGTCGGTGGCCCCGGCCTGTGTGGCGTCACACTCGATATCGCCTACCCGACCCTGACCCTGTGA
- the LOC136351706 gene encoding uncharacterized protein codes for MGTTESDASRRGLNFQNLGLEQLNLAELVEDFGEEEIWKTIRDMPAEKAPGPDGFTGLFYQACWDTIKCDVLAALQKFFSGNSQNLERLNSAVIILLPKKEAPALLKDYRPISLIHSFSNLATKLMATRLAGRMGDLIPYTQSAFIRGRSIHENFMFVRAASTQRVWYALVTRGLFAAMHDTDDSGDEWGGILEPFPITYLGLPLSLRKLTKQDVQPLLDRFSKKFAGWKPKFLSTGDRLTLIKSVLFALPVHYLSVLELPQSAIKEIDRKCRGFLWKGQEESMEDDQGLGWNWHPTAG; via the exons ATGGGCACGACTGAGTCTGATGCTAGTAGGAGGGGGCTCAATTTTCAGAATTTAGGCTTGGAGCAGCTGAACCTAGCAGAGCTAGTggaggacttcggggaggagGAAATTTGGAAGACAATTAGAGACATGCCGGCTGAAAAAGCTCCTGGCCCGGACGGTTTCACAGGGCTTTTCTATCAAGCTTGCTGGGATACAATCAAGTGTGATGTCTTAGCAGCCCTCCAGAAATTCTTCTCCGGCAATTCGCAAAACCTTGAGAGATTGAATTCGGCTGTGATCATCCTTCTTCCGAAGAAAGAAGCGCCGGCGCTCTTGAAGGATTACCGACCAATAAGTCTGATCCACAGTTTCTCAAACTTGGCGACCAAGTTGATGGCAACAAGGCTGGCGGGCAGAATGGGGGACCTGATTCCGTACACGCAGTCGGCCTTCATAAGGGGACGCTCGATCCATGAGAATTTCATGTTTGTCAGAG CTGCTTCAACACAGAGGGTTTGGTATGCGCTGGTGACGCGGGGTTTGTTCGCTGCTATGCACGACACGGACGACAGTGGGGATGAATGGGGAGGAAT ATTGGAGCCGTTCCCAATCACTTATCTGGGCCTGCCGCTTTCACTCCGGAAGCTCACGAAGCAAGATGTTCAGCCTTTGTTGGATCGGTTCTCTAAGAAGTTCGCCGGTTGGAAGCCTAAGTTCCTATCCACTGGAGACCGTCTGACCTTGATCAAGTCAGTTCTTTTCGCTCTGCCTGTTCATTACTTGTCGGTGCTCGAATTACCGCAGTCTGCAATCAAGGAGATTGATAGGAAGTGTCGGGGATTTCTGTGGAAGGGACAGGAGGAG AGTATGGAGGATGATCAAGGGTTGGGCTGGAATTGGCATCCAACTGCCGGCTGA